The window CGCGGATGATGACGCGCCCGCGTACACTCCGGAGGACCATGCGCGGGAGGAGGCCGCTGCCGAGGCGGGAATCGTTCCGGCGGCGAATCCAAACGAGCCGCTCGTCATAGAAAAATCCGCGATAAAACCGGCCGCGGTCGGGCCGGCGGGACTTGCGGAAGAAGCCGCGGGAGCCGACGCGCACGCGGCCGTGGACGAGCCCAAGAACGTCCAGCTTTTCTTCAGCATATATTTCCTGATGACGGGGCTGCACGGCCTTCACGTTCTCGTCGGCATAATCGTGATTTTCATTATCATGTACTACTCGTCCAAAGGGTGCTACGACGCGGAGTATTTCACTCCGGTCGAGCTGACCGGGCTTTACTGGCACTTGGTCGACCTGATCTGGATTTACCTGTTCCCGCTTCTGTATTTGATACACTAGCGGGGGGGAGCGAATATGAACGAACACAAAACAACCGGCGCTGCGCATGATGCGGGGGCGCTCCACGTCCACGTAGTTCCGGCAAGCTTGTTTATATTGATATTCGTCGCGCTGATGTTTCTGACCATCGTAACCGTCGCGGTCACATATGTTGATTTGGGCGCGCTGAATTTGTGGGTGGCGATGATTATCGCGACCTTAAAGGGGCTTCTTGTCGCGCTGTTCTTCATGCATCTGAGGTGGGACAGGTTGTTCAACGGCTTCGTTTTCATGTCCGCGCTTGTTTTCGTTTCGCTTTTCATCGGGATCGCGCTGATGGACACCGCAAGCTACAAGCCGACCCAGATTCCGGGATACGCTCCAGCGATGGAGCGGAGGGGAGGCGGGGAGCACTGACGCGGCATCCGGCCGGCGCGGAGGAACGTGCGGCTGCCCTGCAGAAAAGCATGGCGGCGACCGGCATGCGTTTTTTCATCGCCGCGCTGTCCATCCTTTTCGCGGCGAGCCTTATCGGATACCTCGTCGTGCGCGGCCGCTCGGAATCGTGG is drawn from bacterium and contains these coding sequences:
- a CDS encoding cytochrome c oxidase subunit 3; protein product: MTGLHGLHVLVGIIVIFIIMYYSSKGCYDAEYFTPVELTGLYWHLVDLIWIYLFPLLYLIH
- a CDS encoding cytochrome C oxidase subunit IV family protein gives rise to the protein MNEHKTTGAAHDAGALHVHVVPASLFILIFVALMFLTIVTVAVTYVDLGALNLWVAMIIATLKGLLVALFFMHLRWDRLFNGFVFMSALVFVSLFIGIALMDTASYKPTQIPGYAPAMERRGGGEH